A single genomic interval of Lucilia cuprina isolate Lc7/37 chromosome 2, ASM2204524v1, whole genome shotgun sequence harbors:
- the LOC111680721 gene encoding guanine nucleotide-binding protein subunit beta-like protein has translation MTETLQLRGTLLGHNGWVTQIATNPKDPDTIISASRDKTLIVWKLTRDEDTNYGFPQKRLYGHSHFISDVVLSSDGNYALSGSWDKTLRLWDLAAGKTTRRFEDHTKDVLSVAFSADNRQIVSGSRDKTIKLWNTLAECKFTIQEDGHSDWVSCVRFSPNHSNPIIVSCGWDRTVKVWNLANCKLKNNHHGHNGYLNTVTVSPDGSLCTSGGKDSKALLWDLNDGKNLYTLEHNDIINALCFSPNRYWLCVAYGPSIKIWDLACKKTVEELRPDIVNGTKGVQPQCLSLAWSTDGQTLFAGYSDNTIRVWQVSVSAH, from the exons atgactgAAACTTTACAATTACGTGGTACCCTTTTGGGTCACAATGGCTGGGTAACCCAAATTGCCACCAACCCTAAGGATCCCGATACCATCATCTCTGCTTCTCGTG acAAGACCTTGATTGTCTGGAAGTTGACCCGTGATGAAGATACCAACTACGGTTTCCCCCAAAAGCGTTTGTACGGTCACTCTCACTTCATCAGTGACGTAGTTTTGTCCTCCGATGGTAACTACGCTTTGTCTGGTTCCTGGGATAAGACTTTGCGCTTGTGGGATTTGGCCGCTGGCAAGACCACTCGTCGCTTCGAAGATCACACTAAG GATGTTTTGTCTGTTGCTTTCTCCGCTGACAACCGTCAAATCGTTTCCGGCTCTCGTGACAAGACCATCAAGTTGTGGAACACTTTGGCTGAATGCAAATTCACCATCCAAGAAGATGGTCACTCCGATTGGGTATCTTGCGTACGCTTCTCCCCCAACCACTCCAACCCCATCATTGTTTCCTGCGGTTGGGATCGTACCGTCAAGGTCTGGAACTTGGCTAACTGCAAGTTGAAGAACAATCACCACGGTCACAACGGCTACTTGAACACCGTCACCGTTTCTCCTGATGGTTCCCTCTGCACCTCTGGTGGCAAGGACTCCAAGGCTCTCTTGTGGGACTTGAATGACGGCAAGAACTTGTACACTTTGGAACACAACGACATCATCAATGCCTTGTGCTTCTCCCCCAACCGTTACTGGTTGTGCGTTGCCTACGGTCCCTCCATCAAGATCTGGGATTTGGCATGCAAGAAGACCGTCGAAGAACTCCGCCCCGATATCGTCAACGGCACCAAGGGTGTTCAACCCCAATGTTTGTCTTTGGCCTGGTCCACCGATGGTCAAACCTTGTTCGCCGGTTACTCTGACAACACCATCCGTGTATGGCAAGTCTCTGTTTCTGCTCATTAA
- the LOC111680733 gene encoding serine/threonine-protein phosphatase PP2A, whose product MEDKATTKDLDQWIEQLNECNQLTEAQVRTLCEKAKEILSKESNVQEVKCPVTVCGDVHGQFHDLMELFRIGGKSPDTNYLFMGDYVDRGYYSVETVTLLVALKVRYRERITILRGNHESRQITQVYGFYDECLRKYGNANVWKYFTDLFDYLPLTALVDGQIFCLHGGLSPSIDSLDHIRALDRLQEVPHEGPMCDLLWSDPDDRGGWGISPRGAGYTFGQDISETFNNTNGLTLVSRAHQLVMEGYNWCHDRNVVTIFSAPNYCYRCGNQAALMELDDSLKFSFLQFDPAPRRGEPHVTRRTPDYFL is encoded by the exons ATGGAggataaagcaacaacaaaagatCTGGATCAATGGATTGAACAATTGAATGAATGCAATCAATTGACAGAAGCACAAGTTAGAACTTTGTGCGAAAAG gcCAAGGAAATTCTTTCCAAGGAATCAAATGTTCAAGAAGTTAAATGTCCGGTTACAGTATGTGGCGATGTACATGGTCAATTCCACGATCTTATGGAACTATTCCGGATAGGTGGTAAATCACCCGACACAAATTACTTGTTCATGGGTGATTATGTTGATCGTGGTTACTATTCGGTGGAGACTGTTACACTATTGGTGGCGTTAAAAGTACGCTATCGCGAAAGAATTACCATATTGCGTGGCAATCACGAATCGAGACAGATTACACAGGTCTACGGTTTTTACGATGAATGTCTGCGCAAATATGGTAATGCAAATGTTTGGAAATATTTCACCGACTTGTTTGACTATTTACCGTTGACTGCTTTGGTCGATGGCCAAATCTTCTGTTTGCATGGTGGTCTAAGTCCATCGATTGATAGTTTGGATCACATCCGCGCGCTGGATCGCTTACAAGAGGTGCCGCATGAGGGACCCATGTGCGATTTACTCTGGTCTGATCCCGATGATAGGGGTGGCTGGGGTATTTCACCACGTGGTGCTGGTTACACCTTTGGTCAA gatATTTCAGAAACATTTAACAATACAAATGGTTTAACATTGGTGTCACGTGCCCATCAATTGGTTATGGAGGGCTATAATTGGTGTCATGATCGTAATGTTGTCACAATTTTCTCAGCGCCAAATTATTGTTATCGTTGTGGTAATCAAGCGGCTCTTATGGAATTAGACGATTCACTCAAATTTTCATT CCTACAATTCGACCCAGCACCCAGACGTGGAGAACCACATGTTACACGAAGAACACCAGATTATTTCCTTTAA